CTTTAATTGGTTCTATGTGTGCTTAGCATCCTTCTTAGGAACCTTCTTCGTATATCCCACCGAAATCTTAACTAAAATCTTTGGAATTGACCCCTTAAAATTAACCGACTTTAATAATTTCCACCCCTTCTTAGCAAACAATGGCGTACAGTTCCGTGCAGCACTGTTAATGTGCGGTGTTGGTATTTACACCGTTGCAGCTTTCATTATCTACGGCGTAAAAAGTGCGAAACTCGGTAAAATCCAGAAATAAAATCTAACCCGCATTTCAAATTGCGATGGGATTTTATCATCAAATTTTTAAAAATACAGATCGACCCCCCGAGAAAGGAATTACACAATGTTAAATACTGAAAAAACAATGGAAAAAATCGTTGCTCTTTGTAAGGGCAGAGGTTTTGTATATTCCGGCTCCGAAATTTACGGCGGCCTCTCCAACACCTGGGATTACGGTCCTTTGGGTGTGGAATTTAAAAACAACGTGAAAAAAGCATGGTGGAGAAAATTCGTGCAGGAAAATCCCTACAATGTGGGCCTTGATGCTGCAATTTTAATGAATCCCAAGGTTTGGGTTGCCAGCGGTCACGTGGGCGGATTCTCCGACCCCTTAATGGACTGTAAGGAATGTAAAACCCGTCACCGTGCAGACAAGCTGATTGAAGACACCGGTGTTCTGCCTGCAGGCTGGTCCAACGAACAGATGGCACAGTACATTAAAGACAACAACATCGTTTGTCCCAACTGCGGAAAATCCAATTTTACCGAAATCAGAAAATTCAATCTGATGTTTAAAACCTTCCAGGGCGTTACCGAGGATGCACAGAGCGAACTGTTCCTTCGTCCCGAAACCGCTCAGGGTATCTTTGTAAACTTTAAATCCGTGCAGAGAACTTCCCGTAAAAAAGTGCCTTTCGGCGTTTGTCAGATCGGCAAATCCTTCCGTAACGAAATCACTCCCGGTAACTTCGTGTTCCGTACCCGTGAATTTGAACAGATGGAATTAGAATTCTTCTGCAAACCCGGTACCGACTTAGAATGGTTCGCATACTGGAAAGATTACTGCAAAAACTTCCTGTTATCTTTAGGTATCAAAGAAGAAAACTTAAAGCTTCGTGACCACGAGCAGGAAGAATTATCCCACTATTCCAACGCTACCACCGACTTTGAATTCTTATTCCCCTTCGGTTGGGGTGAACTGTGGGGCATTGCAGACAGAACCGACTTCGACTTAAAACAGCACAGCGAACACAGTGGCGAAAAAATGGAATACATTGACCCTGTGACCAACGAAAGATACATTCCCTACGTTATCGAACCCTCCTTGGGTGCTGACCGTGTGGCATTGGCATTCTTGGTGGATGCATACGATGAAGAAGAAGTATCCGAAGGGGATACCCGTGTGGTATTAAGATTACATCCTGCGTTGGCTCCCGTGAAAGCGGCTGTTCTGCCCTTATCCAAAAAACTG
The genomic region above belongs to Oscillospiraceae bacterium and contains:
- a CDS encoding glycine--tRNA ligase — its product is MLNTEKTMEKIVALCKGRGFVYSGSEIYGGLSNTWDYGPLGVEFKNNVKKAWWRKFVQENPYNVGLDAAILMNPKVWVASGHVGGFSDPLMDCKECKTRHRADKLIEDTGVLPAGWSNEQMAQYIKDNNIVCPNCGKSNFTEIRKFNLMFKTFQGVTEDAQSELFLRPETAQGIFVNFKSVQRTSRKKVPFGVCQIGKSFRNEITPGNFVFRTREFEQMELEFFCKPGTDLEWFAYWKDYCKNFLLSLGIKEENLKLRDHEQEELSHYSNATTDFEFLFPFGWGELWGIADRTDFDLKQHSEHSGEKMEYIDPVTNERYIPYVIEPSLGADRVALAFLVDAYDEEEVSEGDTRVVLRLHPALAPVKAAVLPLSKKLSEPAFKLYEQLIKKFPCEFDDAGSIGKRYRRQDEIGTPFSITFDFESEEDNSVTLRDRDTMEQIRLPMDEVIPYIESKLEF